CCAGAGCCTATGTGAGTGTGAAGACCAGAGATCTTTAATTTATTCTCTCTAGCGATCTCTACAGCTCTATCGATCTCGCTGATTTGAATACCGAACTTGGTTGCACCACCAGTAACAGTATAAGGATGATGACCGGCACCGATCATGAGATTAAGCCTTAGAGAGATCTCTGTTTCAGGGAAGATTCTTCCATATCTCCTAAGCTGGGAGAGAGAATCAATATTAATCATGATCCCTAGATCTCCTCTTACAAATCTCATCTCTTCATCACTAACACTACTACCTGTGAAAAGGATCTTATCAGAAGAAAAACCTAGTCTCACACCTAGAAGAGCTTCGAAAGGAGAAACCACATCAAGACCGCCACCTAGATCTCTTATGATTCTCAGGATCTCGATATTGTTATTAGCTTTAACAGAGTAGAGGATCTCGAGAGGCTTGTACTCGAAGGATTCTACTAGAATTCTATAATTCCTCTCAATAACCTCAGCATCATAGACGTAGAGAGGAGTTCCAAATCTCTCGGCAAGTTCTCCAGCGTAGAAGCCTCCTATATAAAGTTTTGAGCCTCTGATCTCAATCAATTAAATCCTCTATCTATTTAGAAGGTCTTCAGCAATATAATTTCTAAGATCTAATCTGCTCTGGCATGTCTCATGCAATATGTGTAGACCTAGTCTTTCTAGAAAGATCCTGTATCTATCATTTTTAAGAAGCCATTCATAAGCCTCTGATAATTCTATGGATGTCACCACCATATTGAGATAATCTATAGACCATTTCACAGAATCTCTCAAGAGATCAGCTTCAACATCTTCTCCTGATCTCAGGCTTATAAGTTCTAGAACTTCAAGAGGTGTTGGGATCAGATCTGTGAGAGCACATCTACAATAATCCTCTACCTCATCAGGTTTTAGGAATTCTATGAAATCAATATAGCTATCGGTGATAATAGCTGTAGAACCTCTGGTAAGATATTCTCTCACCAGATCTTTTAAAGTATTCTCTTCACTTCTCCTAAACACTCTAAGCCATTCTCTCTCATCTACTCTACCAAAAGTATTTGCTCGGAACAATAGATATGCTAGTTCGAATCCTCTCTCCTCAGTTCTTCTAATATGATCATCAGAAATATAGCACACCAGATCTTTCCTCCACATAATAGGATCTTCAGCTATACCTAGGATCTTGAGTAGAAGAGGTTTCCACATTCTTCTAAAAGCTTGATTAGGATATCTTTCTAGAAGACTTTCTAATATAGATCCATCAGATCTTCTCTCCAGAGTTTTTAAAACAAGATCTCTGCAGAGGTCACGAGGAAGAGGTAGTAGGATTACATCCCAAAAACCTACTATAGATTCCAGAGCTTCAGAAAGTCTTCTATAACTCTCCTCATCTTTTCTCATGCCTATAACTATGTTGCTACAGATATGCTTGTTCATGCGAATCCTCTCAGATCTTAGATTATAAATACTTTCTACCATGATTAGATTCTATCTCATCTGATGGGATATAAATACATTCTCTCATGAAGAGATCCTTCTACTCTTAATCTAGAGAGAATCCAAGCATGCTAACAAGATCATATGTCTAAATAAGGAGTACGACTGCCGAGAGCATCAATTTTTTTAAGGATATATCCATAAGTATTCAGGGAGTCTTCTGAGGCATAGTTTTCTAGTTGTAGTCGTCGTAGGCATTCCCGGTGTCGGCAAGTCTACTGTGGTGAATCTCGCCAGAAACTTTCTAGAGGAGAAAGGTTTTAAAAGCCTCGTGCTCAACTATGGAGATTTCATGCTTGAAGAACTTTCTGATAAAGGTATTGTCAAGAGTAGAGACGAGCTTAGAAGACTTCCTCTAAGAATCCAGCTTATTCATCAGGCTAACGCTGCTAGAAGAATGATCAGATTTGCTGAGAGAGAGCTTGAGAACCTGGGTACTAGAGGAGTTCTCTTCATAGATACACATCTGCTCATAAGAACCTCCTCAGGTTTCTGGCCTGGACTTCCTCTGCATGTAGCCTCAGAATTCATGCCAGATCTTATCGCTCTAATCGAGGCGGAGCCTTATGAGATTATTGAGAGGCAGAAGAGAGATACCTCGAGATATAGAGGAGACTACTCAGATCCGAGACTTATAGAAGAGCTTCTAGAACTCAATAGAAGAGAAGCTCTTGTAGTAGCTACTCTCACAGGATCCTCTATTAAGATCATTAGAAATAACGAAGGAAGAGCTGAAGAAGCTGCGAGAGAGCTAGCAGAATCTATAATATCACTCTCAACCACTCATTATAAGGTATGAAGATAGAGACTCTTATTATCCAAACTTCCTCATGGTTTTCAGGATCATGATATTCTGAGGTCTGAGAATAGATCTCTATGCTAGAGATCAGGTGCGGGGGGTGGGATTTGAACCCACGCAGGCCTACGCCAACGGGTCTTAAGCCCGCCCCCTTTGACCCGCTCGGGCACCCCCGCTCCTTCGCTCATGATTATTATTTGTGTTTCAGGCTTATAGTTTTTATGGTTAGCTG
This sequence is a window from Sulfolobales archaeon. Protein-coding genes within it:
- a CDS encoding adenylate kinase, translating into MRHSFLVVVVVGIPGVGKSTVVNLARNFLEEKGFKSLVLNYGDFMLEELSDKGIVKSRDELRRLPLRIQLIHQANAARRMIRFAERELENLGTRGVLFIDTHLLIRTSSGFWPGLPLHVASEFMPDLIALIEAEPYEIIERQKRDTSRYRGDYSDPRLIEELLELNRREALVVATLTGSSIKIIRNNEGRAEEAARELAESIISLSTTHYKV